The following proteins are encoded in a genomic region of Gammaproteobacteria bacterium:
- a CDS encoding thioredoxin family protein: protein MVSLTTPVCEFDLPAVDFSLRGVDGQLWTLEKAKGKNGLIVMFICNHCPYVKSIRDRIVRDTKELKEKYGVNTIAIMSNDPTEYEEDSFENMQKVAQEFAFPFPYVLDETQAIAKAYGAVCTPDIFGYNGELKLQYRGRFDESRKQAADPNVRRDMFEAMKQVAQTGQGPADQIPSMGCSIKWINE from the coding sequence ATGGTAAGTTTGACAACGCCTGTGTGTGAATTTGACCTGCCCGCAGTGGATTTTTCCCTGCGCGGGGTGGATGGCCAGCTGTGGACCCTGGAAAAAGCCAAGGGCAAGAACGGTTTGATTGTGATGTTTATCTGCAATCACTGTCCCTACGTGAAATCCATTCGTGATCGCATTGTGCGTGACACCAAGGAACTGAAAGAAAAATACGGCGTCAATACCATCGCCATCATGTCCAATGACCCGACGGAATACGAGGAAGATTCCTTTGAGAATATGCAGAAGGTTGCGCAGGAATTCGCGTTTCCTTTCCCCTACGTGCTTGACGAAACCCAGGCGATAGCCAAGGCCTATGGGGCTGTTTGTACGCCAGATATCTTTGGTTACAACGGTGAGTTGAAGTTGCAATACCGGGGACGTTTTGACGAAAGTCGCAAACAAGCTGCCGATCCCAACGTACGTCGTGATATGTTTGAGGCAATGAAACAGGTCGCACAAACTGGCCAAGGTCCTGCCGATCAGATCCCCAGTATGGGGTGTTCCATCAAGTGGATTAATGAGTAA